The following coding sequences are from one Methanonatronarchaeum thermophilum window:
- a CDS encoding TatD family hydrolase, translating into MIDIPIFDNHMHLRPDGEGVDAVKEFSKAGGTHLIHVSLPSWNYGVDPRQEGYKPAFEETIKLTEKANKETDVQVYSVLGVHPAELTKWMGMGMTLEEASEMMKQGITLARKYVEENKAIAIGEVGRPHYKVEPKIMEKSNEIMKHGFREAASINCPIQLHTESMNQQKTRELTKMIKQTKLPENKVVQHFANPDIKQNKITPSIVAFKDNLKKALKNKQNFMMETDYIDDPERPGAVLGPKTIPKRTKWLHKQNHTTKQKLTQIHKTTPEKTYNIQIEH; encoded by the coding sequence ATGATTGATATTCCGATATTTGATAATCATATGCATTTGAGGCCTGATGGAGAGGGTGTTGATGCTGTAAAGGAGTTCAGTAAGGCAGGTGGTACACACCTAATACATGTATCACTACCCTCATGGAACTACGGAGTCGACCCAAGGCAAGAAGGATATAAACCGGCATTTGAAGAAACAATAAAACTAACCGAGAAAGCAAATAAAGAAACAGATGTCCAGGTATACAGTGTTTTAGGAGTTCATCCTGCAGAACTAACCAAATGGATGGGTATGGGCATGACACTAGAAGAAGCCAGCGAGATGATGAAACAAGGAATCACATTAGCTAGAAAATACGTCGAAGAAAACAAAGCAATCGCTATCGGAGAAGTAGGAAGACCCCACTACAAAGTAGAACCCAAAATAATGGAGAAATCAAACGAAATCATGAAACACGGTTTTAGAGAAGCCGCATCCATCAACTGCCCAATACAACTACACACAGAATCAATGAACCAACAAAAAACCAGAGAACTCACAAAAATGATAAAACAAACAAAACTACCCGAAAACAAAGTAGTGCAACACTTCGCAAACCCAGACATAAAACAAAACAAAATAACACCCTCAATCGTAGCATTCAAAGACAACCTCAAAAAAGCACTAAAAAACAAACAAAACTTCATGATGGAAACAGACTACATAGACGACCCCGAAAGACCAGGAGCAGTACTCGGACCAAAAACAATACCAAAAAGAACCAAATGGCTCCACAAACAAAACCACACAACAAAACAAAAACTAACCCAAATACACAAAACAACACCAGAAAAAACCTACAACATCCAGATAGAACACTAA
- the rnhB gene encoding ribonuclease HII, which translates to MIVVGVDEAGKGPVLGPMVVAAVVVRHGGGFKESPSVFRGLGLRDSKKLGRGVRERLECEIKEKAVEYNVVSVSADQIDELRRVMTMNDVMVKAFSKVLEPLDFEVALLDAADVNEDRFARNIKKELGSSREFHALHGADDAYPIVSAASILAKVERDREIKKLEDRVKMKVGTGYPHDKRTINFIERYLKKNGELPPSTRKSWKTAKRLINKQKQSNLGDYND; encoded by the coding sequence ATGATTGTTGTTGGTGTTGATGAGGCTGGTAAGGGTCCGGTTTTAGGGCCGATGGTTGTTGCTGCAGTTGTGGTTAGGCATGGTGGTGGTTTTAAGGAGAGTCCTAGTGTTTTTAGAGGTTTGGGTTTAAGAGATTCTAAGAAGCTTGGTCGTGGTGTTCGTGAAAGGTTGGAGTGTGAGATTAAGGAGAAGGCTGTTGAGTATAATGTTGTTTCGGTTTCTGCTGATCAGATTGATGAGTTACGTAGGGTAATGACGATGAATGATGTTATGGTTAAGGCTTTTTCAAAGGTGTTAGAGCCACTTGATTTTGAGGTTGCTTTGTTAGATGCAGCTGATGTAAATGAAGATAGGTTTGCAAGGAATATTAAAAAGGAGTTAGGTAGTAGCCGTGAGTTCCATGCATTGCATGGTGCAGACGATGCCTACCCAATTGTATCTGCCGCATCGATCCTTGCAAAGGTGGAGAGAGATCGGGAGATTAAGAAACTTGAAGACAGAGTTAAAATGAAGGTGGGAACTGGATATCCCCATGACAAACGAACAATAAATTTTATCGAAAGATATCTCAAGAAAAACGGTGAGTTACCGCCTTCAACCAGAAAATCTTGGAAAACAGCTAAACGACTAATTAACAAACAAAAACAATCAAACTTAGGTGACTATAATGATTGA
- a CDS encoding NAD(P)/FAD-dependent oxidoreductase, which yields MSLFDVVVVGGGPAGASAARFASEFGLDTLLVEKRQEIGTPVRCAEGVGKSVEEFIDVDEKFLSKEVVGARIHSPDGTYFDMNDDDAGDEVGYILERKIFDRELVKQAGESGAEIKLRTRATDLSREDGRVKVSLQRNGGVETVESKVVVGADGVESRVGRLAGIPTNLKLDDIQSCAQYLMTGLDDVDLDYTHFFVGNDVAPGGYAWIFPKGDNKANVGLGVSPVMADKKASQHLTDFVDNHPQLNGGKVIEEVYGGVPVTAPLPELTADNIMLIGDAARQVNPVTGGGILNGMRAGKIAAETAKKAIDDGDLTKKGLQPYEEKRQKIAKENKKYYKIKEIFQELDDEQFNSLVNSLEGVNVDELSVTGLVTKIAVKNPWIKDKIKDILAL from the coding sequence GTGAGTTTGTTTGATGTAGTTGTTGTTGGTGGGGGTCCTGCTGGGGCTTCTGCAGCGCGTTTTGCTAGTGAGTTTGGGTTGGATACACTTTTGGTTGAGAAGCGTCAGGAGATTGGGACGCCTGTTAGGTGTGCTGAGGGTGTGGGTAAGAGTGTTGAGGAGTTTATTGATGTTGATGAGAAGTTTCTTTCTAAGGAGGTTGTTGGTGCTCGTATCCACTCGCCTGATGGGACTTATTTTGATATGAATGATGATGACGCTGGAGACGAGGTTGGTTATATACTTGAAAGGAAGATTTTTGATCGTGAGTTGGTTAAGCAGGCTGGTGAGAGTGGAGCTGAAATTAAACTAAGGACGAGAGCAACCGATTTATCTAGAGAGGATGGGCGTGTAAAGGTTAGTTTGCAGAGAAATGGAGGTGTAGAGACCGTTGAATCTAAGGTTGTTGTTGGTGCCGATGGTGTTGAGTCTCGTGTTGGCCGGCTAGCTGGAATACCAACGAACTTAAAGTTAGACGATATCCAGTCTTGTGCTCAATATTTGATGACTGGGTTGGACGATGTTGACTTGGATTACACGCATTTCTTTGTTGGAAATGATGTTGCTCCCGGTGGATACGCATGGATATTCCCGAAAGGAGACAACAAAGCAAATGTAGGGCTTGGAGTCTCCCCTGTAATGGCGGATAAGAAAGCAAGCCAACATCTAACCGATTTTGTAGATAACCATCCACAACTTAACGGAGGCAAGGTGATCGAAGAGGTATATGGCGGTGTACCGGTAACTGCACCACTACCAGAACTAACAGCAGACAACATAATGCTTATCGGTGATGCAGCACGACAAGTAAACCCTGTAACCGGTGGAGGAATCCTCAATGGAATGAGAGCAGGGAAAATAGCAGCAGAAACAGCAAAAAAAGCAATCGATGATGGAGACCTAACCAAAAAAGGACTACAGCCATACGAAGAAAAAAGACAGAAAATCGCTAAAGAAAACAAAAAATACTACAAAATCAAAGAAATCTTCCAAGAACTAGACGACGAACAATTCAACAGCCTAGTAAACTCACTAGAAGGAGTAAACGTAGACGAACTATCAGTAACAGGACTTGTCACAAAAATAGCAGTCAAAAACCCCTGGATAAAAGACAAAATCAAAGACATACTAGCACTATAA
- a CDS encoding 4Fe-4S binding protein, with translation MIEVDNELCGHCSACVGVCPENALDLVGYKVEVVGECIDCGNCVDTCPLGAIEGGV, from the coding sequence ATGATTGAAGTTGATAATGAGCTCTGTGGACATTGTAGTGCTTGTGTCGGTGTTTGTCCGGAGAACGCTCTCGACTTAGTTGGGTATAAGGTCGAGGTTGTTGGTGAGTGTATCGATTGTGGTAATTGTGTGGATACTTGTCCCCTTGGAGCTATTGAGGGGGGTGTGTGA